In one Magallana gigas chromosome 7, xbMagGiga1.1, whole genome shotgun sequence genomic region, the following are encoded:
- the LOC105318402 gene encoding synaptonemal complex protein 2 isoform X6: MLIKDAQFETDCRIFLNEYNASIPNQLVYSIPCTRVVLGNKELVKPNDEEYEQFWVDFNTGTKRITLFCEQSSNSENDCDFWETISIRNEDVAEIKLQKTKITTDLEIVFEKPIRILFPSQTSVDGQHMQIHFASETDIELVVEQTLPDCCNVIQSSQKVSTVEFPVKIQRDFSQEVTIPKPTEKNTHKASSPCTPMHLVQDNWRRERKDSGPLRTDTEREEQKKRPVKQAAVRVSSKKGYSSSVSSKASRTASPLKISSATFYSNVQSKREHKVTTPKIPAVGKKKKVKTPVVTVTPPVKKFKTNVEAGKRGSTKTLNDREKKTETKPQRLQSTSTNSSKEKKETISKSTSTNVPEDKNDMSDLDIDEELLLSEMDDAVEDLQILDKKEQGWKKTDRPQTKNSKNMKNINYTETGQSKLKHSSEQEKDTALDIIGSKYSNSDNHISSKKENVLQKDIFKIPPKKLCNTGTECDKLETTVSPVNDCKREVKQIAKSDAEVVENMIQPTEVDSVDSDADDCLMTNVCVYTESDTESTRDSNSQQETENQQCAVGKRSRKCVQQNVSNNSGINESEEKDKKLQGRKRGPTKTSTKKQISPVVELQRLETRESYPVNSTVPTKDEEPMDKKSVQPSKKRGRPKGSKKKEAKAPPASSKTQKSTTGKSLYALTDKTKQCLDNLPMTDTAVFEWKDEDEEESNAKVIQTISKSAPLVDVVDSDQENEIDVIQESQENARYSNDCASNKSLATDLSFKESPWYKCMPQHSKYNTKWFKTYGKLRGSQRVPTANNKDVDFCGDSPAVKKYSQQVTKTLSVQMTYSSQCVSSPGGDAGNDPYIFDDNCSEYSNNLMMNSNKTKPKQINQKSVKRGKGRGRKKTNSPDYVYKDVHTNRQIKSNKVHGERQKASKKEDSLNSYDAIKQSRISKYNHTDEENIVSLYQMENTCQLERQQSKPKPKNSGASKTSQRCSNRQKESDEDDYAISCIPSPEEAFDDGSLSGSPLESQNIPGSCMDNWKQTKDYSFMEEKSEVQKYAVDTGEMPSPSESPVPRKKQKRSNRSKMIQNSENSPANTAKPTTPESILSKFRQSCQKLVEESCCSEENVASRLQTPLLAVSPYVGRTEQDEIENEIDCSQRSEKSQSQESIESEPRCLKRKHKAKENSCLTEEDIVVDKGLQMNWLQRIQAAHTYKTSDDDKENMSISISTASSQEVESVVSEKISSFGVEIQNHMQANYLLKFDDWCLNGFKFLDQSFSILGFKCACCYHISNLMFI; encoded by the exons ATGCTTATAAAAGATGCTCAGTTTGAAACA GACTGCAGAATCTTTttgaatgaatacaatgcttcCATACCCAACCAACT TGTTTATTCCATCCCTTGTACCCGTGTTGTATTAGGCAACAAAGAG CTGGTCAAGCCTAATGATGAAGAATATGAACAGTTTTGGGTAGATTTTAACACAGGAACAAAGAGAATCACATTGTTTTGTGAACAAAGCAGTAATTCAGAG aatGATTGTGACTTCTGGGAAACTATTtctataagaaatgaagatGTTGCAGAAATCAAACTGCAAA AGACAAAGATAACCACAGACCTTGAAATAGTGTTTGAAAAACCAATAAGAATTTTGTTTCCAAGTCAAACATCAGTAGATGGACAGCACATGCAAATCCACTTTGCATCTGAGACTGACATTGAGCTTGTGGTTGAACAGACTCTTCCAGATTGTTGTAATGTCATTCAG AGTTCACAAAAAGTTTCTACAGTGGAGTTTCCTGTAAAAATTCAAAGAGATTTCTCTCAG GAAGTAACAATACCAAAACCTACGGAGAAAAACACACACAAAGCTTCCAGTCCCTGTACACCAATGCATCTTGTACAAGACAACTGGAGGAGGGAAAGAAAAGATAGTGGACCACTGCGCACAGATACTGAACGGGAGGAACAGAAAAAGAGACCGGTCAAACAGGCAGCAGTTAGAGTGAGCAGCAAGAAAGGATATAGTTCATCTGTATCATCAAAGGCATCTCGTACAGCATCTCCACTAAAGATATCATCAGCAACTTTCTATTCAAATGTTCAAAGCAAAAGAGAACATAAAG TGACCACCCCAAAGATACCAGCTGTTGGTAaaaagaagaaagttaaaacaCCTGTTGTAACTGTTACCCCACCAGTCAAAAAGTTTAAAACCAATGTTGAAGCTGGGAAAAGAGGGAGCACAAAAACTCTAAATGACAGGGAAAAGAAAACTGAAACAAAACCACAGAGACTTCAGAGTACAT CCACAAATTCATCTAAAGAAAAGAAGGAAACAATTAGTAAATCAACATCCACAAATGTCCCTGAAGACAAGAATGATATGTCTGATTTAGACATTGATGAAGAGTTACTTCTCAGTGAAATGGATGATGCTGTTGAAGATCTGCAAATTCTTGACAAAAAAGAGCAAGGCTGGAAGAAAACTGACAGACCACAAACTAAAAAcagcaaaaatatgaaaaatattaactATACTGAGACAGGTCAATCAAAATTGAAGCATTCTAGTGAACAAGAAAAGGACACTGCTTTGGATATCATTGGGAGCAAATATTCAAATTCCGATAATCATATTTCTTCTAAAAAGGAGAATGTTTTACAAaaggacatttttaaaattcctcCCAAAAAATTGTGCAACACTGGTACAGAATGTGACAAACTTGAAACAACAGTTTCCCCAGTGAATGACTGTAAAAGAGAAGTAAAACAAATTGCTAAAAGTGATGCAGAAGTTGTAGAAAATATGATTCAACCGACTGAAGTAGATTCTGTAGATTCTGATGCTGATGATTGTCTAATGACCAATGTTTGTGTGTATACAGAGTCAGATACAGAAAGTACCAGAGATAGTAATAGTCAACAAGAGACTGAAAACCAGCAATGTGCTGTAGGGAAAAGAAGTAGGAAATGTGTGCAACAAAATGTGTCAAATAACTCCGGTATCAATGAAAGTGAggaaaaagacaaaaaactgCAGGGGAGAAAAAGGGGGCCTACCAAAACCTCCACTAAGAAGCAGATATCTCCTGTTGTAGAGTTACAAAGACTGGAAACAAGAGAGAGTTACCCTGTAAACAGTACAGTACCCACTAAAGATGAGGAGCCAATGGATAAAAAGTCTGTTCAACCCAGCAAGAAGCGTGGTCGACCAAAAGGTTCCAAGAAAAAAGAAGCAAAAGCACCCCCTGCATCaagtaaaacacaaaaaagcACTACTGGGAAAAGTCTCTATGCTTTAACAGATAAAACCAAGCAGTGTTTGGACAATCTTCCCATGACAGATACTGCTGTGTTTGAATGGAAAGATGAAGATGAGGAAGAAAGTAATGCTAAAGTTATTCAGACAATTTCAAAATCTGCTCCACTTGTGGATGTAGTAGATTCTGACCAAGAAAATGAAATAGATGTTATTCAAGAAAGCCAAGAGAATGCCAGATATTCAAATGACTGTGCGAGTAATAAAAGTCTGGCCACAGATCTTAGTTTTAAAGAAAGCCCTTGGTATAAGTGCATGCCTCAACATTCCAAATACAACACTAAATGGTTTAAGACATATGGCAAATTGAGGGGTAGTCAGAGAGTACCAACTGCAAATAATAAAGATGTTGATTTTTGTGGCGATAGCCCAGCAGTCAAGAAATACTCTCAGCAAGTCACAAAGACACTGTCAGTACAGATGACATACTCATCACAGTGTGTGTCCTCTCCAGGTGGAGATGCTGGTAATGACCCTTACATTTTTGATGACAATTGTTCAGAATACAGCAATAACTTAATGATGAACTCAAATAAAACCAAGCCAAaacaaatcaatcaaaaatctGTGAAGAGAGGAAAGGGAAGGGGTAGGAAGAAGACAAATTCCCCTGATTATGTGTACAAAGATGTGCATACCAATAGACAGATTAAGTCAAACAAAGTTCATGGTGAGAGACAAAAAGCATCCAAGAAGGAAGACAGCCTGAACAGCTATGATGCTATAAAGCAGAGCAGGATCAGTAAATATAACCACACTGATGAGGAAAATATAGTTTCATtatatcagatggaaaataccTGCCAATTGGAAAGACAACAATCTAAACCAAAGCCGAAGAATTCTGGTGCAAGTAAAACTAGTCAAAGGTGCAGTAACAGACAAAAAGAATCTGATGAGGATGACTATGCCATCTCCTGTATTCCAAGTCCTGAAGAAGCATTTGATGATGGTTCATTGTCAGGTTCTCCTTTGGAATCCCAGAATATCCCTGGGAGTTGTATGGATAATtggaaacaaacaaaagattACTCATTTATGGAGGAAAAAAGTGAAGTACAG AAATATGCTGTTGATACAGGAGAAATGCCTAGTCCTTCTGAAAGTCCAGTCCCAAGGAAAAAGCAGAAAAGAAG TAATAGGTCAAAGATGATACAGAATTCAGAAAACAGTCCAGCCAACACTGCCAAGCCTACAACCCCCGAgtctattttatcaaaattcagaCAGAGTTGTCAG AAATTAGTCGAAGAATCATGTTGTTCAGAGGAAAATGTAGCCTCAAG ACTGCAGACTCCCCTTCTAGCTGTAAGTCCCTATGTTGGGCGAACTGAACAAGATGAG ATAGAGAATGAGATTGATTGCTCCCAAAGATCAGAGAAAAGCCAAAGCCAAG aATCCATTGAAAGTGAACCAAGATGTTTAAAAAGGAAGCACAAA GCAAAAGAAAACAGTTGTCTGACTGAGGAGGATATAGTTGTGGATAAAGGCTTGCAGATGAATTGGTTGCAGAGGATCCAGGCAGCACACACATACAAAACAA GTGATGATGacaaggaaaatatgtctataTCCATTAGTACAGCTTCATCCCAGGAAGTAGAAAGTGTTGTATCagaaaagatcagttcctttgGAGTTGAAATACAAAACCACATGCAGGCAAACTATCTTTTGAAATTTGATGACTGGTGCTTGAATGGTTTCAAATTCTTAGATCAAAGTTTCAGTATACTGGGGTTCAAGTGTGCATGTTGTTACCATATATCAAATCTTATGTTTATATAA
- the LOC105318402 gene encoding synaptonemal complex protein 2 isoform X3, which yields MFNAVKEYLEKGAEKWDADTERFLRQKLENACVSKRFGKDAEELRSLQEMLYVLYTTLSNSDMAKRVKKVGFDRMLGKCFDEALSKDHQERKEWEVIEEQLLDVVNAIAEGLTDDKDSFLLEFCPKCLDLVLKRQTNYLHGIEVLKGCNMILENCTLTTKEKMLQRTDNANKLKAIAAKLEALGDYECQVGILECLFRIIPRKQRREYATNFFHSQTILDRFMLIKDAQFETDCRIFLNEYNASIPNQLVYSIPCTRVVLGNKELVKPNDEEYEQFWVDFNTGTKRITLFCEQSSNSENDCDFWETISIRNEDVAEIKLQKTKITTDLEIVFEKPIRILFPSQTSVDGQHMQIHFASETDIELVVEQTLPDCCNVIQSSQKVSTVEFPVKIQRDFSQEVTIPKPTEKNTHKASSPCTPMHLVQDNWRRERKDSGPLRTDTEREEQKKRPVKQAAVRVSSKKGYSSSVSSKASRTASPLKISSATFYSNVQSKREHKVTTPKIPAVGKKKKVKTPVVTVTPPVKKFKTNVEAGKRGSTKTLNDREKKTETKPQRLQSTSTNSSKEKKETISKSTSTNVPEDKNDMSDLDIDEELLLSEMDDAVEDLQILDKKEQGWKKTDRPQTKNSKNMKNINYTETGQSKLKHSSEQEKDTALDIIGSKYSNSDNHISSKKENVLQKDIFKIPPKKLCNTGTECDKLETTVSPVNDCKREVKQIAKSDAEVVENMIQPTEVDSVDSDADDCLMTNVCVYTESDTESTRDSNSQQETENQQCAVGKRSRKCVQQNVSNNSGINESEEKDKKLQGRKRGPTKTSTKKQISPVVELQRLETRESYPVNSTVPTKDEEPMDKKSVQPSKKRGRPKGSKKKEAKAPPASSKTQKSTTGKSLYALTDKTKQCLDNLPMTDTAVFEWKDEDEEESNAKVIQTISKSAPLVDVVDSDQENEIDVIQESQENARYSNDCASNKSLATDLSFKESPWYKCMPQHSKYNTKWFKTYGKLRGSQRVPTANNKDVDFCGDSPAVKKYSQQVTKTLSVQMTYSSQCVSSPGGDAGNDPYIFDDNCSEYSNNLMMNSNKTKPKQINQKSVKRGKGRGRKKTNSPDYVYKDVHTNRQIKSNKVHGERQKASKKEDSLNSYDAIKQSRISKYNHTDEENIVSLYQMENTCQLERQQSKPKPKNSGASKTSQRCSNRQKESDEDDYAISCIPSPEEAFDDGSLSGSPLESQNIPGSCMDNWKQTKDYSFMEEKSEVQKYAVDTGEMPSPSESPVPRKKQKRSNRSKMIQNSENSPANTAKPTTPESILSKFRQSCQKLVEESCCSEENVASRLQTPLLAVSPYVGRTEQDEIENEIDCSQRSEKSQSQESIESEPRCLKRKHKAKENSCLTEEDIVVDKGLQMNWLQRIQAAHTYKTSDDDKENMSISISTASSQEVESVVSEKISSFGVEIQNHMQANYLLKFDDWCLNGFKFLDQSFSILGFKCACCYHISNLMFI from the exons ATGTTCAACGCAGTAAAAGAATATTTAGAAAAAGGGGCAGAGAAGTGGGATGCAGACACTGAAAGATTTTTAAGACAGAAATTAGAAAATGCATGCGTT TCTAAAAGATTTGGAAAGGATGCAGAAGAGCTTCGAAGTTTGCAAGAAATGCTGTATGTACTCTACACAACTCTATCAAACAGTGATATGGCCAAAAGGGTCAAGAAAGTTGGATTTGACAGAATG ttaGGAAAGTGTTTTGATGAAGCTCTTTCAAAAGACCACCAGGAGAGGAAAGAATGGGAAGTGATAGAGGAACAGCTCTTGGATGTTGTCAAC GCCATTGCAGAGGGCTTGACAGATG acAAAGACAGTTTTCTGTTGGAATTTTGTCCTAAGTGTCTAGACCTGGTCTTGAAAAGACAGACAAATTATCTTCATGGCATAGAG GTTCTTAAAGGATGCAATATGATTCTTGAAAACTGCACATTGACTACCAAAGAAAAGATGTTACAGAGGACTGATAACGCTAACAAACT gaaaGCCATTGCAGCAAAATTAGAGGCACTAGGAG ATTATGAGTGTCAAGTTGGAATACTGGAGTGCTTGTTCAGAATTATTCCAAGGAAGCAAAGAAGAGAATATGCCACAAATTTCTTTCATAGCCAAACCATTCTTGACAGGTTCATGCTTATAAAAGATGCTCAGTTTGAAACA GACTGCAGAATCTTTttgaatgaatacaatgcttcCATACCCAACCAACT TGTTTATTCCATCCCTTGTACCCGTGTTGTATTAGGCAACAAAGAG CTGGTCAAGCCTAATGATGAAGAATATGAACAGTTTTGGGTAGATTTTAACACAGGAACAAAGAGAATCACATTGTTTTGTGAACAAAGCAGTAATTCAGAG aatGATTGTGACTTCTGGGAAACTATTtctataagaaatgaagatGTTGCAGAAATCAAACTGCAAA AGACAAAGATAACCACAGACCTTGAAATAGTGTTTGAAAAACCAATAAGAATTTTGTTTCCAAGTCAAACATCAGTAGATGGACAGCACATGCAAATCCACTTTGCATCTGAGACTGACATTGAGCTTGTGGTTGAACAGACTCTTCCAGATTGTTGTAATGTCATTCAG AGTTCACAAAAAGTTTCTACAGTGGAGTTTCCTGTAAAAATTCAAAGAGATTTCTCTCAG GAAGTAACAATACCAAAACCTACGGAGAAAAACACACACAAAGCTTCCAGTCCCTGTACACCAATGCATCTTGTACAAGACAACTGGAGGAGGGAAAGAAAAGATAGTGGACCACTGCGCACAGATACTGAACGGGAGGAACAGAAAAAGAGACCGGTCAAACAGGCAGCAGTTAGAGTGAGCAGCAAGAAAGGATATAGTTCATCTGTATCATCAAAGGCATCTCGTACAGCATCTCCACTAAAGATATCATCAGCAACTTTCTATTCAAATGTTCAAAGCAAAAGAGAACATAAAG TGACCACCCCAAAGATACCAGCTGTTGGTAaaaagaagaaagttaaaacaCCTGTTGTAACTGTTACCCCACCAGTCAAAAAGTTTAAAACCAATGTTGAAGCTGGGAAAAGAGGGAGCACAAAAACTCTAAATGACAGGGAAAAGAAAACTGAAACAAAACCACAGAGACTTCAGAGTACAT CCACAAATTCATCTAAAGAAAAGAAGGAAACAATTAGTAAATCAACATCCACAAATGTCCCTGAAGACAAGAATGATATGTCTGATTTAGACATTGATGAAGAGTTACTTCTCAGTGAAATGGATGATGCTGTTGAAGATCTGCAAATTCTTGACAAAAAAGAGCAAGGCTGGAAGAAAACTGACAGACCACAAACTAAAAAcagcaaaaatatgaaaaatattaactATACTGAGACAGGTCAATCAAAATTGAAGCATTCTAGTGAACAAGAAAAGGACACTGCTTTGGATATCATTGGGAGCAAATATTCAAATTCCGATAATCATATTTCTTCTAAAAAGGAGAATGTTTTACAAaaggacatttttaaaattcctcCCAAAAAATTGTGCAACACTGGTACAGAATGTGACAAACTTGAAACAACAGTTTCCCCAGTGAATGACTGTAAAAGAGAAGTAAAACAAATTGCTAAAAGTGATGCAGAAGTTGTAGAAAATATGATTCAACCGACTGAAGTAGATTCTGTAGATTCTGATGCTGATGATTGTCTAATGACCAATGTTTGTGTGTATACAGAGTCAGATACAGAAAGTACCAGAGATAGTAATAGTCAACAAGAGACTGAAAACCAGCAATGTGCTGTAGGGAAAAGAAGTAGGAAATGTGTGCAACAAAATGTGTCAAATAACTCCGGTATCAATGAAAGTGAggaaaaagacaaaaaactgCAGGGGAGAAAAAGGGGGCCTACCAAAACCTCCACTAAGAAGCAGATATCTCCTGTTGTAGAGTTACAAAGACTGGAAACAAGAGAGAGTTACCCTGTAAACAGTACAGTACCCACTAAAGATGAGGAGCCAATGGATAAAAAGTCTGTTCAACCCAGCAAGAAGCGTGGTCGACCAAAAGGTTCCAAGAAAAAAGAAGCAAAAGCACCCCCTGCATCaagtaaaacacaaaaaagcACTACTGGGAAAAGTCTCTATGCTTTAACAGATAAAACCAAGCAGTGTTTGGACAATCTTCCCATGACAGATACTGCTGTGTTTGAATGGAAAGATGAAGATGAGGAAGAAAGTAATGCTAAAGTTATTCAGACAATTTCAAAATCTGCTCCACTTGTGGATGTAGTAGATTCTGACCAAGAAAATGAAATAGATGTTATTCAAGAAAGCCAAGAGAATGCCAGATATTCAAATGACTGTGCGAGTAATAAAAGTCTGGCCACAGATCTTAGTTTTAAAGAAAGCCCTTGGTATAAGTGCATGCCTCAACATTCCAAATACAACACTAAATGGTTTAAGACATATGGCAAATTGAGGGGTAGTCAGAGAGTACCAACTGCAAATAATAAAGATGTTGATTTTTGTGGCGATAGCCCAGCAGTCAAGAAATACTCTCAGCAAGTCACAAAGACACTGTCAGTACAGATGACATACTCATCACAGTGTGTGTCCTCTCCAGGTGGAGATGCTGGTAATGACCCTTACATTTTTGATGACAATTGTTCAGAATACAGCAATAACTTAATGATGAACTCAAATAAAACCAAGCCAAaacaaatcaatcaaaaatctGTGAAGAGAGGAAAGGGAAGGGGTAGGAAGAAGACAAATTCCCCTGATTATGTGTACAAAGATGTGCATACCAATAGACAGATTAAGTCAAACAAAGTTCATGGTGAGAGACAAAAAGCATCCAAGAAGGAAGACAGCCTGAACAGCTATGATGCTATAAAGCAGAGCAGGATCAGTAAATATAACCACACTGATGAGGAAAATATAGTTTCATtatatcagatggaaaataccTGCCAATTGGAAAGACAACAATCTAAACCAAAGCCGAAGAATTCTGGTGCAAGTAAAACTAGTCAAAGGTGCAGTAACAGACAAAAAGAATCTGATGAGGATGACTATGCCATCTCCTGTATTCCAAGTCCTGAAGAAGCATTTGATGATGGTTCATTGTCAGGTTCTCCTTTGGAATCCCAGAATATCCCTGGGAGTTGTATGGATAATtggaaacaaacaaaagattACTCATTTATGGAGGAAAAAAGTGAAGTACAG AAATATGCTGTTGATACAGGAGAAATGCCTAGTCCTTCTGAAAGTCCAGTCCCAAGGAAAAAGCAGAAAAGAAG TAATAGGTCAAAGATGATACAGAATTCAGAAAACAGTCCAGCCAACACTGCCAAGCCTACAACCCCCGAgtctattttatcaaaattcagaCAGAGTTGTCAG AAATTAGTCGAAGAATCATGTTGTTCAGAGGAAAATGTAGCCTCAAG ACTGCAGACTCCCCTTCTAGCTGTAAGTCCCTATGTTGGGCGAACTGAACAAGATGAG ATAGAGAATGAGATTGATTGCTCCCAAAGATCAGAGAAAAGCCAAAGCCAAG aATCCATTGAAAGTGAACCAAGATGTTTAAAAAGGAAGCACAAA GCAAAAGAAAACAGTTGTCTGACTGAGGAGGATATAGTTGTGGATAAAGGCTTGCAGATGAATTGGTTGCAGAGGATCCAGGCAGCACACACATACAAAACAA GTGATGATGacaaggaaaatatgtctataTCCATTAGTACAGCTTCATCCCAGGAAGTAGAAAGTGTTGTATCagaaaagatcagttcctttgGAGTTGAAATACAAAACCACATGCAGGCAAACTATCTTTTGAAATTTGATGACTGGTGCTTGAATGGTTTCAAATTCTTAGATCAAAGTTTCAGTATACTGGGGTTCAAGTGTGCATGTTGTTACCATATATCAAATCTTATGTTTATATAA